From a single Actinomyces viscosus genomic region:
- the rpmB gene encoding 50S ribosomal protein L28 — MAAVCDVCGKGPIFGKSVSHSHVRTNRRWNPNIQRVRALVNGAPKRLNVCTSCLKAGKVTRNI; from the coding sequence GTGGCTGCTGTGTGCGACGTTTGCGGCAAGGGCCCCATCTTCGGCAAGAGCGTCTCGCACTCCCACGTGCGGACCAACCGCCGGTGGAACCCCAACATCCAGCGTGTGCGTGCTCTCGTCAACGGCGCCCCCAAGCGCCTCAACGTGTGCACGTCCTGCCTCAAGGCCGGCAAGGTGACGCGCAACATCTGA
- a CDS encoding thiamine-phosphate kinase codes for MSTAEPVPPGGQIERVGDLSEEEILAVITPLLPRAVQTPVGTGDDCAVLSFPDTRTAVSTDVLVEGHHFRTEWSTGRDVGVRAAAQNLADAAAMGARPVALVVGLVMPPATPVAWVRDFAQGLAQGCEPCGAGVVGGDLSSGESLVVAVTVLGDLEGRAPVLRSGARPGDLVVHAGTLGRSAAGLALLSAGPQVVAAVERGGGPVQARDCLAAFRAPVPALAAGPALADAGATSMMDVSDGLLRDAGRIARASSVVIDLDDPDDLPDMSFLEPVAALMTEGEGASARTLARSWLLTGGEDHGMLATVPAAAVGSLPADARVIGRVLAPGAPQARALDHRPGVLLKGEPARERAGWDHFSRA; via the coding sequence ATGTCAACCGCTGAGCCGGTTCCGCCCGGCGGCCAGATCGAGCGGGTCGGTGACCTCAGCGAGGAGGAGATCCTCGCCGTCATCACCCCACTGCTGCCGCGCGCCGTGCAGACCCCGGTCGGCACCGGAGACGACTGCGCGGTCCTGTCCTTCCCCGACACGCGCACGGCGGTGAGCACCGACGTCCTGGTCGAGGGGCACCACTTCCGCACCGAGTGGTCCACGGGGCGCGACGTCGGCGTGCGGGCGGCGGCCCAGAACCTCGCCGACGCCGCAGCCATGGGGGCCCGGCCGGTCGCCCTCGTCGTCGGCCTGGTCATGCCGCCGGCCACGCCGGTGGCCTGGGTGCGGGACTTCGCCCAGGGCCTGGCCCAGGGGTGCGAGCCCTGCGGGGCGGGCGTCGTCGGCGGCGACCTCAGCAGTGGGGAGTCGCTGGTTGTGGCCGTCACGGTCCTGGGGGACCTCGAGGGCAGGGCCCCGGTCCTGCGAAGCGGTGCCCGTCCGGGGGACCTCGTCGTCCACGCCGGCACCCTGGGGCGCAGCGCGGCGGGACTGGCGCTGCTCAGCGCCGGGCCGCAGGTCGTGGCCGCGGTCGAGCGGGGCGGGGGACCGGTTCAGGCACGGGACTGCCTGGCCGCCTTCCGAGCCCCCGTCCCGGCCCTGGCAGCGGGCCCCGCCCTGGCCGATGCCGGCGCCACCTCCATGATGGACGTCTCGGACGGGCTGCTGCGCGACGCCGGACGGATCGCCCGGGCCAGCAGCGTCGTCATCGACCTGGATGACCCGGATGACCTGCCCGACATGTCCTTCCTCGAGCCGGTCGCCGCGCTCATGACCGAGGGCGAGGGGGCATCGGCCCGCACCCTGGCCCGCAGCTGGCTGCTCACCGGGGGAGAGGACCACGGAATGCTCGCCACCGTCCCGGCCGCTGCGGTGGGGAGTCTCCCGGCGGATGCCAGGGTGATCGGCCGCGTACTGGCTCCCGGGGCCCCGCAGGCCCGTGCACTGGATCACCGGCCGGGCGTTCTGCTGAAGGGGGAACCGGCCCGGGAGCGCGCCGGCTGGGACCACTTCTCCAGGGCCTGA
- a CDS encoding D-alanine--D-alanine ligase family protein — protein MTDLQETGPSVPRPDSSKVRVAVVFGGRSGEHTISCATAAGVLSAIDRDRYEVLPVGITPEGQWVLVEDDPAAFELSDDRPPVTITADGLGRGVLTAPLGGGELTVLGPAGPRVLDRVDVVLPLLHGPYGEDGTIQGMLEMMGVPYVGCGVLASAAGMDKQVTKVLLGAAGIATAPHVVVGPHAWKRDPEAILDACRSLSYPLFVKPARAGSSLGISKVERPEELPGAIEAARAVDPKVLVESGIVGREVEVAVLEGTGDDAPRVAEPGEIAMDVSQGAGEFYDFETKYLARDAVAMVCPARIGAEERALIMDTAARAFEAVGCEGLARVDFFLTPSGEAVVNEINTMPGFTPFSMYPYMWQVSGLDYTDLVSELIELALARSTDVNR, from the coding sequence ATGACAGACCTCCAGGAAACCGGCCCCTCCGTTCCCCGTCCTGACAGCTCCAAGGTGCGTGTCGCCGTCGTCTTCGGCGGCCGCAGCGGTGAGCACACGATCTCCTGCGCTACCGCCGCCGGGGTCCTGTCGGCCATCGACCGTGACCGCTACGAGGTCCTTCCTGTGGGCATCACCCCCGAGGGCCAGTGGGTGCTCGTCGAGGACGACCCCGCCGCCTTCGAGCTCAGCGACGACCGGCCGCCGGTGACGATCACCGCCGACGGACTGGGCCGGGGGGTCCTCACCGCTCCGCTGGGAGGCGGCGAGCTGACCGTGCTCGGCCCCGCCGGTCCGCGGGTGCTGGACCGGGTCGACGTCGTCCTGCCGCTGCTGCACGGCCCCTACGGCGAGGACGGAACCATCCAGGGAATGCTGGAGATGATGGGGGTTCCCTACGTCGGCTGCGGGGTGCTGGCCAGTGCCGCGGGTATGGACAAGCAGGTGACCAAGGTGCTCCTGGGAGCTGCCGGCATCGCCACGGCGCCGCACGTCGTCGTCGGACCCCACGCCTGGAAGCGCGACCCCGAGGCGATCCTGGACGCCTGCCGCTCCTTGAGCTACCCCCTGTTCGTCAAGCCCGCCCGCGCCGGCTCCTCCCTGGGCATCAGCAAGGTCGAGCGTCCCGAGGAGCTGCCCGGCGCCATCGAGGCGGCCCGGGCCGTCGACCCCAAGGTGCTCGTGGAGAGCGGGATCGTCGGACGCGAGGTCGAGGTCGCCGTCCTGGAGGGGACGGGCGACGACGCCCCCCGGGTGGCCGAGCCCGGCGAGATCGCTATGGACGTCTCCCAGGGCGCCGGCGAGTTCTACGACTTCGAGACCAAGTACCTGGCCCGCGACGCCGTCGCCATGGTCTGCCCGGCGCGCATCGGCGCCGAGGAGAGGGCCCTCATCATGGACACCGCCGCCCGGGCCTTCGAGGCCGTGGGCTGCGAGGGGCTCGCCCGCGTCGACTTCTTCCTCACGCCCAGTGGCGAGGCGGTCGTCAACGAGATCAACACGATGCCTGGCTTCACCCCCTTCTCCATGTACCCCTACATGTGGCAGGTCTCCGGCCTGGACTACACCGACCTGGTCTCCGAGCTCATCGAGCTGGCCCTGGCCCGTTCCACCGATGTCAACCGCTGA
- a CDS encoding ATP-dependent DNA helicase RecG, producing the protein MTRLVGKRTAAQLAKQGVETGADLLRLLPRRYDTWGDLTDMRTLVTGEQATIQAQIVRASSRRTRSGRAPALMEATVTDGVSTMDVVQFGAAGQMRARATQLAPGTTVLMSGKVGLHRGRKQLSNPRLYVLDELDEAEREALLARPMPIYPGTEALPSWSVAKAVRTVLDQVGPDDVPDPLPDELRRSAGLVDAYTAYRWVHLPDDAHQWKAARSRLRHEEALILQVALAQRRAHHEATRTAVAWPEPEAAGSLRADLDAALPYELTAGQVRVGREIAADLARTVPMQRLLQGDVGSGKTLVALRAMLQVVDGGGQAALLAPTEVLAAQHHSSLEAVLGPLAGLGMLGGAERATRVHLLTGSTPAAQRRRILADLAAGEPAIVVGTHALLSDTVQIPFLGLVVVDEQHRFGVAQRDALRERGGVTDPATGRRHTPHLLVMTATPIPRTIAMTVFGDLATSVLDELPAGRSPVPTHLVPWSRASWVEGIWRRAAKEVAAGGRVYVVCPRIEVGDDETRQAEAVSASDVDADRPSGLLEPEGGIPRPDRPLAAVEEWRQRLGAEPALEGIGVGVLTGRMSSEDKAAAMADFASGATPVLVATTVIEVGVDVPEASMMVILDADRFGLSQLHQLRGRVGRGSRESVCVAVTGVEVGSTAFHRLKAFASTTDGFALAEADLDLRSEGDVLGASQSGRASGLDLLRVTRDARLIATARHQAEQIVAADPDLREHRALAAAIVERLDEESQAFLERA; encoded by the coding sequence GTGACCCGGCTCGTGGGCAAACGCACCGCCGCCCAGCTCGCCAAGCAGGGGGTGGAGACGGGAGCCGACCTGCTGCGCCTCCTTCCCCGGCGCTACGACACCTGGGGAGACCTGACCGACATGCGCACGCTCGTCACGGGCGAGCAGGCCACCATCCAGGCCCAGATCGTGCGGGCCTCCTCCCGCCGCACCCGCTCCGGCCGGGCACCGGCCCTCATGGAGGCCACCGTCACCGACGGCGTCTCCACCATGGACGTCGTCCAGTTCGGCGCAGCGGGCCAGATGCGGGCCCGCGCCACACAGCTGGCTCCCGGAACCACCGTCCTCATGAGCGGCAAGGTCGGCCTCCATCGCGGGCGCAAGCAGCTGTCCAACCCGCGCCTGTACGTCCTCGACGAGCTCGACGAGGCCGAGCGCGAGGCCCTGCTGGCCCGCCCCATGCCCATCTACCCGGGCACGGAGGCCCTCCCGTCCTGGTCGGTGGCCAAGGCGGTGCGGACCGTCCTGGACCAGGTGGGCCCCGACGACGTCCCCGACCCCCTGCCCGATGAGCTGCGGCGCTCAGCCGGTCTGGTCGACGCCTACACCGCCTACCGCTGGGTGCACCTGCCCGACGACGCCCATCAGTGGAAGGCCGCCCGGAGCCGGCTGCGTCACGAGGAGGCCCTCATCCTCCAGGTGGCCCTGGCTCAGCGCCGGGCTCACCACGAGGCCACCCGCACCGCGGTGGCCTGGCCCGAGCCCGAGGCGGCGGGCTCCCTGAGAGCGGATCTCGACGCGGCCCTTCCCTACGAGCTCACCGCCGGGCAGGTGCGGGTCGGCCGGGAGATCGCCGCCGACCTGGCCCGCACCGTCCCCATGCAGCGCCTCCTCCAGGGCGACGTGGGCAGCGGCAAGACCCTGGTGGCCCTGCGCGCCATGCTCCAGGTGGTCGACGGCGGCGGGCAGGCCGCCCTGCTGGCTCCCACCGAGGTGCTCGCCGCCCAGCACCACTCCTCCCTGGAGGCGGTTCTCGGTCCCCTGGCCGGCCTCGGGATGCTCGGCGGTGCCGAGCGCGCCACCCGGGTCCACCTGCTGACCGGCTCCACCCCGGCCGCCCAACGACGTCGGATCCTGGCCGACCTGGCCGCCGGGGAGCCGGCCATCGTCGTGGGGACCCACGCCCTGCTGTCGGACACGGTGCAGATCCCCTTCCTCGGCCTGGTCGTCGTCGATGAGCAGCACCGCTTCGGCGTCGCCCAGCGCGACGCCCTGCGCGAGCGCGGCGGTGTCACCGACCCGGCCACCGGCCGGCGCCACACCCCCCACCTGCTGGTCATGACCGCCACCCCGATTCCACGCACCATCGCCATGACGGTCTTCGGTGATTTAGCCACATCCGTTCTCGACGAGCTGCCCGCCGGCCGCAGCCCCGTCCCCACCCACCTCGTCCCGTGGTCGCGCGCCTCCTGGGTCGAGGGCATCTGGCGGCGCGCCGCCAAGGAGGTCGCCGCCGGCGGGCGCGTCTACGTCGTCTGCCCGCGCATCGAGGTCGGTGATGACGAGACCCGGCAGGCGGAGGCCGTGTCGGCTTCCGATGTCGATGCCGACCGGCCCTCGGGGCTGCTCGAGCCCGAGGGCGGCATCCCGCGCCCCGACCGCCCGCTGGCTGCCGTCGAGGAGTGGAGGCAGCGCCTGGGGGCCGAGCCCGCCCTGGAGGGGATCGGCGTCGGAGTCCTCACCGGACGCATGAGCAGTGAGGACAAGGCCGCAGCCATGGCCGACTTCGCCTCCGGAGCCACCCCCGTCCTGGTGGCCACCACCGTCATCGAGGTGGGCGTGGACGTGCCCGAGGCCTCCATGATGGTCATCCTGGACGCCGACCGCTTCGGCCTGTCCCAGCTCCACCAGCTGCGGGGACGGGTCGGACGCGGCAGCCGGGAGTCGGTCTGCGTGGCGGTCACCGGCGTGGAGGTCGGCTCCACCGCCTTCCACCGGCTCAAGGCCTTCGCCTCCACCACGGACGGATTCGCCCTGGCCGAGGCCGATCTCGACCTGCGCAGCGAGGGCGACGTCCTGGGGGCCTCGCAGTCGGGGCGTGCCTCCGGCCTGGACCTGCTGCGCGTCACCCGTGATGCCCGGCTCATCGCCACCGCCCGGCACCAGGCCGAGCAGATCGTGGCCGCCGACCCCGATCTTCGCGAGCACCGGGCCCTGGCCGCGGCAATCGTCGAGCGCCTCGACGAGGAGTCCCAGGCCTTCCTCGAGCGCGCGTGA
- the rsmD gene encoding 16S rRNA (guanine(966)-N(2))-methyltransferase RsmD, with protein MTRIVAGTVGGRRIEVPRSGTRPTSERVREALFARLDHYGVLDGARVVDLCAGSGALGLEAASRGASDVVLVDSSRAAAETCRRNIRALGLRGVSAVTAKAAAFLAGAAGAPVDLVLIDPPYELGEEELSAILTPLTRGEDPWLAASAVVVVERSTRSPEPTWPAGLERFADKRYGETTIWFAEPA; from the coding sequence ATGACGAGGATCGTGGCCGGGACCGTGGGCGGGCGCAGGATCGAGGTGCCCCGCTCCGGGACGCGCCCCACCTCAGAGCGGGTGCGCGAGGCCCTCTTCGCCCGCCTCGACCACTACGGGGTGCTCGACGGCGCCCGAGTGGTGGATCTGTGCGCGGGCTCAGGAGCGCTGGGCCTGGAGGCGGCGAGCCGGGGCGCCAGCGATGTCGTGCTCGTGGACTCCTCGCGCGCGGCGGCGGAGACCTGCCGGCGCAACATCCGGGCACTGGGACTGCGCGGGGTGTCGGCGGTGACGGCGAAGGCAGCCGCCTTCCTGGCAGGTGCGGCAGGAGCACCGGTTGACCTCGTGCTGATCGACCCGCCCTACGAGCTGGGTGAGGAGGAGCTCAGCGCGATCCTCACCCCCTTGACCCGCGGCGAGGACCCGTGGCTGGCCGCAAGCGCCGTCGTGGTCGTCGAGCGCTCCACGCGCTCGCCGGAGCCAACCTGGCCGGCGGGGCTGGAGCGTTTCGCGGACAAACGCTACGGCGAGACCACGATCTGGTTCGCCGAGCCGGCCTGA
- a CDS encoding L-fucose isomerase: MPTASYPVIGIRPLIDGRRRGVRESLEDKTAQLAKDVAELISSHLTYPDGSPVRCVVSETAIGGVAEANRCKEQFRTENVCADLTVTASWNYITEVLDLDPSIPHAIWGFNGTERPGAVTLAAAAAAYNMLGIPCFGIYGHDVQDADASGLTDDVVENILRYARAALGVGLMKGRSYLSIGTVSMGIAGCRVPEQFFVDYLGMRAEYIDMIEIDRRIANGIYDHEEYETALAWAREHLTIGENRNPEANRFTQEEYDEQFDYCIKMLLIGRDLMEGNPALAELGFVEEADGHDAIAAGFQGQRQWTDYKPNGDILETFLNTTFDWNGKRPEKVFATEGDAGNAVAMLFNSVLTHRPQLFSDVRTYWSPEAVERVTGYRLEGRAEHGFIDLRNSGATTLNATGQEKDAKGNPIIKHWWEITEADIKADLEASTFHAATREYFPGGGFSTHFTTAGGMPVTATRLNFVAGQGPVLQISEGWTVELPDDVRDQIVNRTDPTWPTTFFVPRLTGQGAFTSVYDWMANWGANHTATGYGHFGADLITLASMLRIPVYMHNVERERILRPKAWVPFGTAEPESADFRACAAFGPLYR; the protein is encoded by the coding sequence ATGCCCACCGCGTCCTACCCCGTCATCGGAATCCGTCCTCTCATCGACGGTCGTCGTCGCGGCGTGAGGGAGTCCCTCGAGGACAAGACCGCTCAGCTGGCCAAGGATGTCGCCGAGCTCATCTCCTCCCACCTGACCTACCCCGACGGCAGCCCGGTGCGCTGCGTCGTCTCCGAGACCGCGATCGGGGGAGTGGCCGAGGCCAACCGCTGCAAGGAGCAGTTCCGCACCGAGAACGTGTGCGCCGACCTGACCGTCACCGCCTCCTGGAACTACATCACCGAGGTCCTCGATCTCGACCCCTCGATCCCGCACGCCATCTGGGGCTTCAACGGCACCGAGCGCCCCGGGGCCGTGACCCTGGCCGCTGCGGCAGCCGCCTACAACATGCTGGGCATTCCCTGCTTCGGCATCTACGGTCATGACGTCCAGGACGCCGACGCCTCCGGCCTGACCGACGACGTCGTCGAGAACATCCTGCGCTACGCCCGCGCCGCCCTCGGCGTCGGCCTCATGAAGGGGCGCAGCTACCTCTCGATCGGGACGGTCTCCATGGGGATCGCGGGCTGCCGCGTCCCCGAGCAGTTCTTCGTCGACTACCTGGGGATGCGCGCCGAGTACATCGACATGATCGAGATCGACCGCCGTATCGCCAACGGCATCTACGACCACGAGGAGTACGAGACCGCCCTGGCCTGGGCTCGCGAGCACCTCACCATCGGGGAGAACCGCAACCCCGAGGCCAACCGCTTCACCCAGGAGGAGTACGACGAGCAGTTCGACTACTGCATCAAGATGCTCCTCATCGGCCGTGACCTCATGGAGGGCAACCCCGCCCTGGCCGAGCTGGGCTTCGTCGAGGAGGCCGACGGGCACGACGCCATCGCGGCCGGCTTCCAGGGACAGCGCCAGTGGACGGACTACAAGCCCAACGGCGACATCCTCGAGACCTTCCTCAACACCACCTTCGACTGGAACGGCAAGCGGCCGGAGAAGGTCTTCGCCACGGAGGGCGACGCCGGCAACGCCGTCGCCATGCTCTTCAACTCCGTCCTGACCCACCGCCCCCAGCTCTTCAGCGACGTGCGCACCTACTGGAGCCCCGAGGCCGTCGAACGGGTCACCGGCTACCGGCTTGAGGGACGGGCGGAGCACGGGTTCATCGACCTGCGCAACTCCGGGGCGACGACCCTCAACGCCACCGGGCAGGAGAAGGACGCCAAGGGCAACCCGATCATCAAGCACTGGTGGGAGATCACCGAGGCGGACATCAAGGCCGACCTGGAGGCCTCCACCTTCCACGCAGCCACCCGCGAGTACTTCCCCGGAGGCGGGTTCTCCACCCACTTCACCACCGCCGGCGGCATGCCCGTGACCGCGACCCGTCTCAACTTCGTGGCCGGCCAGGGGCCGGTCCTCCAGATCTCCGAGGGCTGGACCGTGGAGCTGCCCGACGACGTGCGCGACCAGATCGTCAACCGCACCGACCCGACCTGGCCGACGACCTTCTTCGTCCCGCGACTGACCGGCCAGGGTGCCTTCACCTCCGTCTACGACTGGATGGCCAACTGGGGCGCCAACCACACGGCCACCGGCTACGGGCACTTCGGCGCCGACCTCATCACCCTGGCCTCGATGCTGCGCATCCCGGTCTACATGCACAACGTCGAGCGCGAGAGGATCCTGCGCCCCAAGGCCTGGGTCCCCTTCGGCACCGCCGAGCCCGAGAGCGCCGACTTCAGGGCCTGCGCCGCCTTCGGTCCCCTCTACCGCTGA
- a CDS encoding class II aldolase/adducin family protein, which yields MLLHDARQQITEACSHLADDGLVVGTAGNLSVREGDLVAITPSGLPYQEMRPDLVAVVEYATGKQVEGPLKPASELDLHLTALRATGQLSVVHTHSYAATTVASLEGVSALPAVHYYICMFGGSDVRVADYAIYGSPELAANVAKALEGRTAALMSNHGSVVAGPDLASTYVLAQELEWVCELYLRTRAVGSPKILSDEQITAVARKIRDTGYGQHAPAEEG from the coding sequence ATGCTTCTTCACGACGCCCGCCAGCAGATCACCGAGGCCTGCTCCCACCTGGCCGACGACGGGCTGGTCGTCGGCACCGCCGGCAACCTGTCGGTCAGGGAGGGGGACCTGGTCGCCATCACTCCCTCGGGGCTGCCCTACCAGGAGATGCGGCCCGACCTGGTCGCCGTGGTCGAGTACGCCACGGGCAAGCAGGTCGAGGGCCCCCTCAAGCCCGCCAGCGAGCTCGACCTGCATCTGACCGCACTGCGGGCGACCGGTCAGCTCTCGGTGGTGCACACGCACTCCTACGCGGCCACCACCGTGGCCAGCCTCGAGGGTGTGAGCGCGCTTCCGGCCGTGCACTACTACATCTGCATGTTCGGCGGCAGCGACGTGCGGGTGGCGGACTACGCGATCTACGGCTCCCCCGAGCTGGCGGCCAATGTCGCCAAGGCCCTTGAGGGACGCACGGCGGCCCTCATGAGCAACCACGGGTCCGTGGTGGCCGGGCCGGACCTGGCCTCCACCTACGTTCTGGCCCAGGAGCTGGAGTGGGTCTGTGAGCTCTACCTGCGCACGCGGGCCGTCGGCAGCCCCAAGATCCTCTCAGACGAGCAGATCACGGCGGTCGCGCGCAAGATCCGGGACACCGGCTACGGCCAGCACGCTCCGGCCGAGGAGGGCTGA
- a CDS encoding DAK2 domain-containing protein: MAQSQGHRPATPVSGAHVLQGTAVRRWIALAEIVADQTRDLVDVLNVFPVPDADTGTNVLLTLRSASDALHRLGRAADAAQVARAAADGAVRGARGNSGLLVSQALAAFADVCADAPDPTGLRPVELVHAYEAMADTTWAAVSRPVAGTLLSVARDAATAARSALEEATASSPATLSIIAAAAAFGSQESVVETAGLGHGPVDAGGAAFMLLLTCLSDTIDAIQDSGSGTEEAPELRQGHEDADEHAPYTAVARQMLTDLAEGGVPHSVGPEPLGMSTGEFEVMYLLEATAVQAGQLRRDLELIGDSVGVVGTPDALGVGLYQVHVHTDTPRAALPHVGRARQICIHHLHPTALVAPTDEPPSPWGALDSDSTGHVVSFERLAARRAERKAKSVRMHPSQAAAPRPAPVEGPRLAVRSRQSGVGVIACTRAPGLIEQLARSDAAVVLNPDREGIARAAADLGSSQVIVLPCDAACTEAAHDAARFLAARSAVSTVRPPAGAARSMGAARETARAGMQAGAPSERYAAEGIQLLVCDTDDEARVLAATVALAGRSEEAELADLARRAWSAAAGLRTIALNGAQADADAVAHAVASALRPSDELLTVITGRNAGRDVGALAASAAVGARGHVVGEDVEVAVHAGGQEHPDVLIAIE, encoded by the coding sequence ATGGCGCAGTCGCAAGGACACCGCCCCGCTACCCCTGTCTCCGGGGCCCACGTGCTGCAGGGGACCGCGGTGCGGCGATGGATCGCGCTGGCTGAGATCGTCGCCGATCAGACCCGGGACCTGGTGGACGTCCTCAATGTCTTCCCCGTGCCGGACGCCGACACCGGAACCAACGTCCTGCTCACCCTGCGCTCGGCCTCCGACGCCCTCCACCGCCTGGGCCGGGCCGCTGACGCCGCCCAGGTCGCCCGCGCCGCAGCCGACGGCGCCGTGCGCGGAGCCCGGGGGAACTCGGGGCTCCTGGTCTCCCAGGCACTGGCCGCCTTCGCCGACGTCTGCGCCGACGCCCCCGATCCCACTGGGCTGCGCCCCGTCGAGCTCGTGCACGCCTACGAGGCCATGGCGGACACCACCTGGGCGGCCGTCTCCCGTCCGGTGGCGGGCACCCTGCTGTCCGTCGCCAGGGACGCGGCCACGGCCGCACGCTCCGCCCTGGAGGAGGCGACGGCGAGCTCGCCCGCGACCCTGAGCATCATCGCCGCAGCCGCCGCCTTCGGGTCCCAGGAGTCCGTCGTCGAGACCGCGGGCCTCGGGCACGGGCCGGTGGACGCCGGGGGAGCGGCCTTCATGCTGCTGCTGACCTGCCTGTCGGACACCATCGACGCGATCCAGGACTCCGGCAGCGGGACGGAGGAGGCGCCCGAGCTCCGCCAGGGCCACGAGGACGCCGACGAGCACGCCCCCTACACGGCCGTCGCCCGCCAGATGCTCACCGACCTGGCCGAGGGCGGGGTCCCGCACAGTGTCGGCCCCGAGCCGCTGGGCATGTCCACCGGCGAGTTCGAGGTCATGTACCTGCTGGAGGCGACCGCGGTCCAGGCCGGTCAGCTGCGCCGCGACCTGGAGCTCATCGGCGACTCCGTCGGTGTCGTCGGCACCCCTGACGCCCTGGGCGTGGGGCTCTACCAGGTCCACGTCCACACCGACACGCCGCGCGCGGCCCTGCCGCACGTGGGCCGCGCCCGGCAGATCTGCATCCACCACCTTCACCCCACCGCCCTCGTGGCGCCCACCGACGAGCCCCCGTCCCCGTGGGGGGCGCTCGACTCCGACTCCACTGGCCACGTGGTCTCCTTCGAGCGCCTGGCGGCCCGCCGGGCCGAGCGCAAGGCCAAGTCGGTGCGGATGCACCCCTCCCAGGCGGCCGCCCCCCGCCCCGCGCCCGTGGAGGGCCCGCGTCTGGCCGTGCGCTCGCGGCAGTCCGGGGTCGGTGTCATCGCCTGCACCCGTGCCCCCGGGCTCATCGAGCAGCTCGCCCGCTCCGACGCCGCCGTCGTCCTCAACCCCGACCGGGAGGGCATCGCCCGCGCCGCTGCGGACCTGGGCTCCTCGCAGGTCATCGTGCTGCCCTGCGATGCCGCCTGCACCGAGGCCGCCCACGACGCCGCCCGCTTCCTGGCGGCCCGCTCCGCCGTCTCCACCGTCCGCCCTCCTGCCGGAGCCGCTCGGAGCATGGGCGCCGCTCGTGAGACCGCCCGGGCCGGGATGCAGGCGGGGGCGCCGTCGGAGCGCTACGCGGCCGAGGGCATCCAGCTCCTCGTGTGCGACACCGACGACGAGGCCCGGGTCCTGGCGGCCACCGTCGCCCTGGCCGGACGCAGCGAGGAGGCCGAGCTGGCAGACCTGGCCCGCCGCGCCTGGAGCGCCGCCGCGGGCCTGCGCACCATCGCTCTCAACGGGGCCCAGGCCGACGCCGACGCCGTGGCCCACGCCGTGGCCTCAGCGCTGCGCCCCTCCGACGAGCTGCTCACCGTCATCACCGGCCGCAACGCCGGCCGCGACGTCGGCGCCCTGGCCGCCAGCGCGGCGGTGGGTGCCCGCGGGCACGTGGTCGGTGAGGACGTGGAGGTCGCCGTCCACGCGGGCGGCCAGGAGCACCCCGACGTCCTCATCGCCATCGAGTAG